The proteins below are encoded in one region of Styela clava chromosome 4, kaStyClav1.hap1.2, whole genome shotgun sequence:
- the LOC120326591 gene encoding mitochondrial pyruvate carrier 1-like: MSSFARRMLNQVKSKEFRQYLMSTHFWGPVANWGIPIAAMADMKKSPEIISPRMTAALCVYSGLFMRFAWMVTPRNLLLFACHFTNESCQIIQFGRWCHYDYFSDKEKIEDKEEK; this comes from the coding sequence ATGTCAAGCTTTGCAAGACGAATGTTAAATCAAGTGAAAAGCAAGGAATTCAGACAATATCTAATGAGCACACATTTCTGGGGTCCGGTAGCAAATTGGGGAATTCCAATTGCTGCTATGGCAGACATGAAGAAATCACCCGAAATTATTAGCCCAAGAATGACTGCAGCTCTTTGTGTTTATTCTGGTCTATTTATGAGATTTGCGTGGATGGTTACTCCAAGAAATCTACTCCTATTTGCATGTCATTTTACAAATGAATCCTGTCAAATAATTCAGTTTGGACGTTGGTGTCACTATGACTATTTCAGTGATAAAGAGAAAATTGAAGATAAAGAAGAAAAGTAG
- the LOC120326593 gene encoding plasmolipin-like, whose protein sequence is MTDANRVGLDLGFIRSRIGIFKIATWILSLVVLIILSASQYWSRPGSGALVFAHFVATFVVISQLISIIIYLLKLYNLPLIKRLPWKLMEVGYALLCAVFYFIAMAILGWGAENEKLYVGDVEGGFIAGAIFSAVLLVGFVLFAFFTFRSDSIRSQPDGSSGPSNVST, encoded by the coding sequence ATGACCGATGCAAACCGTGTTGGATTAGATCTCGGATTTATTCGTTCAAGAAtaggaatatttaaaattgcaaCATGGATTCTGAGTTTAGTGGTCTTGATTATCCTATCGGCATCTCAGTACTGGTCGAGACCTGGTTCTGGAGCTCTTGTTTTCGCTCATTTTGTTGCCACATTTGTCGTGATCTCTCAGCTCATCAGTATCATAATTTATCTTTTGAAATTGTACAACTTACCACTCATTAAACGGTTGCCGTGGAAACTTATGGAAGTTGGATACGCCCTCTTGTGTGCTGTTTTCTACTTCATCGCTATGGCGATATTAGGATGGGGAGCAGAAAATGAGAAGCTTTATGTTGGAGATGTAGAAGGTGGTTTCATTGCCGGTGCGAttttttcagccgtgctactggTTGGCTTCGTTCTGTTTGCATTTTTTACCTTCAGATCGGATTCAATCAGGAGTCAACCTGATGGAAGTTCTGGGCCTTCCAATGTCAGCACTTGA
- the LOC120326360 gene encoding uncharacterized protein LOC120326360, producing MGIECNIFKSLKDKFKKENNDSEEQQSCTKDRAMKVFIFSLASLLAFASFAGMAAASTFRPYWHITLPSFGAFFGIICPILIVLLKKDNVLRKYPHLYIYYVVEMLLISFTGIAAILISEFEEVNVRILFGIILLLLGPTAIYFAYKNIDTLRKVIFWSESELEKEFYPNRNNNNTAHAPIFFFGTDYAF from the exons atggGTATCGAATGCAATATTTTCAAGTCTTTAAAAG ACAAATTCAAGAAAGAAAACAATGATTCTGAAGAACAGCAATCTTGCACGAAAGACCGGGCGATGAAAGTGTTCATATTTTCACTTGCTTCTCTCCTTGCATTTGCATCGTTTGCTGGAATGGCTGCAGCGTCTACATTCAGACCATATTGGCACATAACACTTCCTTCTTTCGGAGCATTTTTTGGGATAATATGTCCTATATTAATAGTCCTGTTAAAAAAGGACAATGTTCTACGGAAATATCCACATCTGTATATTTACTACGTTGTCGAAATGTTACTTATATCATTCACCGGGATTGCTGCGATTCTTATAAGCGAATTTGAAGAAGTGAATGTCCGtattttatttggaattatCCTTCTATTGCTCGGTCCCACTGCCATATATTTTGCTTACAAAAATATCGATACGCTGCGAAAAGTGATTTTCTGGAGCGAGAGTGAATTGGAAAAAGAATTTTATCCGAACCGGAACAACAACAACACTGCACATGCTCCTATATTTTTCTTTGGGACAGATTACGCATTTTGA